The sequence below is a genomic window from Geothermobacter ehrlichii.
AGCATGAATCTGCCGGTTGACATTGGTCAGACAGATGTCGTCGAAATCGACCAGGGTGATGCGACCGACGCCGCCGCGCGCCAGAGCTTCAGCGGCATAGCTACCGACTCCGCCGATGCCGAACACGGCGACCGACGCCGAACGCAAACGCTGCAGGCCGGCCTCTCCGACCAGCAACTGCAACCGGGAAAAACGATGTTCATTCATAATCGCCTCGAAGCACCCCAGGAGGACAGAATTCAGTTCTGTCCCCACTCCTTTTGCAGATTCAACACCCGCCGGGCGTTCGCCGTGGTGATGCGTGCTGTTTCCGCCAGGCTCCAGCCCCTGATTTCGGCCACCCGTCGTGCGATCAGCGGCAGCCACTCCGGACGGTTCGGCTCCTTGCGGTGCGGATGCGGCGGCAGATCCGGGGCATCGGTTTCCAGGACTATCGCCTCAACCGGCAGCGTCCGCAGAACCTCGACCCGCTTGCGGGCGTTGGGATAGGTCAGCGGGCCGCCAAAGGCAATGACGAAGCCGAGTTCGAGCGCCTCGCTGGCGATCCGCGGACTGCCGCCGAAACCATGCAGGATGCCGCCGACCCGACCGGCCTGTTCCTGACGCAAAATGGCGAGCAGCTCGCCCCAGGCCCGCCGGCAGTGGATCAGCACCGGCTTGCCGGCCGCCACCGCCAGCCGCAGTTGGCCGCGAAAGGCCGGCTCCTGCAGCTGGAAGGGCACATCGAGCAGACCGTCCAGACCGATCTCGCCAACCGCGACGCATTCGGGCCGCTGCAACAGTTCGGCCAGTTCGACTTCGGCCGCAGCGCCCCACTGCCCGGCCATCATCGGATGCAGTCCCGGCGCCGCCCAGATCCGGGGGGCGCCGGCCAGCGACAGGAGATCCGGCCAATGCTGGCGCCGCACCCCCGGCACCAGCCAGGCGCCTACCCCGGCCCGCCCGGCCTCCGCCAACGCCGTGGCGGAATCTTGATCCGGACCGAGACGATCCAGATGCACATGGGTATCGAACAGCTGGGATTGATCCGCCTTCATCGTCAGGCATGCTAGCATAGGCGCAGGGCGCATAAAACCTGCTTTTTCTTGCCAGGGCTGCCGAGCCATGATACTTACTAATCGATTAAATTTTCCATATTTACAATGGAAGGTGTGGCACCATGGCAGAGACATCCGCCAGCAGTATCTCTTACATCCGCAAGGTCTTCTATTTCACCCACGCCACCGGAATTGTCACCGGCCTGCTCTTTCCCTTCGCTGTCACCCCTCTCATCGGCTCCAGGGCACAGACCCTGCCCTTCATCATCAGCAGCCTGGTCATGGGCTATGTCATGGGCGCCGCCATGTTCTTCTTCGTCCGCTTCACCCTGAAAAAGCAGCTCCGGCAACAGCTTGACCTGCTGCAGCCGCTGATCGGGACCATCGACATGGAAAGCGAGACGGTCGAGGGCCTGCACCAGGCCGTTTCGGCTTCGGTCACCCAGGTCGAACGCCTGGTTCGCGACCTGCTGGCGACCATCGACGAGTTCGTGCCACTCTACCATGCCATGGCGGAAGGCAGCCGCTATCTTTCCGATCGCGCTCACGAGGGGCTCAGCTCGGCACTCGAGACGCACAAGAAGGTCGAAGCCATGGAGGCCAAACAGGCCGAGGTGTCCGAACTGGTCCGGCAGCTGAGCAGCCGGGCGCAGGACGAGGCCTCGATGTCGCGCGAACTCTCGGCTTCCCTCGAGGAGATGGCGGCGGCCATGGATCATTCCACCGCCAAGTTTCTCGAGACCTCCTCCAGTGTCGACGAACTGGCGGCCAGCGTGGTGGAGGTCTCGAGCCAGGCCGATGAGATCGCCCGCACCGTCGAGGGAACGGCGCAGGACCTCGACGCAACCCGCACCGCTCTGGAAGAAATCCGTGCGGGGGTCCAGAGTAGTGCCCGCCAGGCTGAAACGGTACAGAAAGACGCCGAAAACGGCATGGTGGTCGTACAACGCGCCATCAAGGAAATGGATCTGATCGAACAGGAAAGCCGTAAGGCGATGCAGGCCATGGACCGACTGGCGCAGCAGACCGGCGAGGTGGCGAAAATCATCGAGGTGATCCGCGAGCTGGTTTCGGACACCGAGCTGCTCGCCTTCAATGCCGCCATCATCGCCGCCAAGGCCGGAGAGGAGGGCAAGGGCTTTTCAGTCGTCGCCGACGAGATCAGGGATCTGGCCGACCGCACCACCACCAGCGCCCAGGAGATCCAGCGCATCGTCAAGGCGATCGGTGGCGAAACCCGCGAGGTAACCAGTGCCGTCGCCGCCACCGGTAAACGCATCGAACACGGCAAGGAGCTGTCGCGATCGGCAGGCGAAGCGCTGGAAAAGATTTTCAACAGCTCCCGCGAGGCGGTCAGCGCCTCGGAGGAGATTGCCGGGACCACCGGCACTCAGGCGGAAAAGGCGCGTATTCTGCTCGACGACGCTGGACGCAGCCTGCGCTCCGTTAAGGCGGTTGCCCGCGCCATTCAGGAACAGCAGGCCGCCATTACCCGCATCCAGGAGGGAGTAACACAGATGAAAGCGGCCTCGGACCAGATCGCGCGCGGCATGGAAGAACAGGTGCAGGCCAACCGTGATTTCGACCGGGGCCTGGCCGAAAGGGAACGGCAGGTTCTGGCAATTCAGGAGGCGGTCAACTTCCAGCGCGAAACGGCACAACAGGTCTTCGAGCATTTTGCCGCTTCGGAAAAACGCCTGCGCAAGAACGCAGAAAGGGCCCGGGATATTCTGGAGCACATCGAAAAGCTGGAATCCCTGGCTGAACGTTTGCGGCAGCAGGCGGAGATCTTCAACATCTGAACCGCCGGACCGGCTACCTGCCTCCCCGACAAACCCGCTTTCGGGGTTTTTGCCTGAATCTCCCTATCTCGCCGACTGCTGGTATTCCCTGGGCATCATCTGCCCGGTAGGCAACATGTCATCATGGGGGGACTTTCCGTGTTGCCGCCGGTATTCCTTGCGGCGACATTCATCCATTTTCTCTCCCCGGCAATAGGTCTTGACGAATCCCCGGCAAGCCATGTCGAGAGAGCTCTGGTACTTCTGAAAGAAGCCGCACGTCGCCAACAGTTCACACTCGTTCATCTCACATCCTCCTGCTGAAAATCGCTTTCCCCCCCTCCCGCCATTGCCTGGCTCCGACCGGACGACCGACAATGCCACACGCTGTGTGCGGGTTTTTTGGCGCGAGATTTTACAGTAAGATGCGACTAATTACGACAAAAAAGTTAGAGGTGTCTGTCGGCTTCGGTGCGATCAGCCCCGCAAAAGTTCGTTGACCAGTGTCGCCGTTTCGGCGGTCAGTCGACGGCAATTGGCCAGATGCTCCCGGCTCATCCAGCGGAAAGGAGCGCTGAGCGCCTTGCAGCAGGTCGTCCGGTTTCGCCGGCGAAACTTCGCGACCAGGCGCCCGGCCAGCCGGGGCCGTCCGGCCAGACCGAGCGCCATCACTCCTCCGCTGACTGCCCCGCACAGGCATTTCTGGCCACCGATTCCGGATCCGAAGGCCGCCGCCACGTCCAGCAGACGCGGGTCGTCGATGCCGAGGGTCGCCTGCAACACCGCCTGGGCACAGTTGTTCCCCCGATCGAACAGGCGGCCGGCCTTTTCCGCAACGGATTCGTCAGATTCCGTATCGGATTTTTTCCCGGCCCGGCAACCAAAAAGCCTCATGCCGGCATCACCCTTCCTTGACCCCCAGCTTGCGCAGAATGGTCATCATCGGGCACCAGTTGGTGAAGGCGCTCTGAAAGAGATTCAGGCCGACAAAGGCGGTGAAATAGAGCCAGTAGGGGCTGTGCACCTGGCTGAGCACCACGCTCAGCATGACGAAGAATCCGGCGATCAGACGCAGATAACGATTGATGGTCATGGCTTTTCTCCTTGTTCAGAAACTGTAGCGGATGGCCGCATAGACGTTGGTGGCTTCCTCGAACTGGCCGAAGAAGGTATGGTCCCTTCGGCCGGCAAAGATGTTGCCGCCGCCGCTCAGCTGCCAGCTGTCGGTCAGCTTGTAGCTGGCAGAAGGGCGCAGGTAGGCGTCCTCGTCGCTCGGCGAATAGTAGGCGAACAGCGACAGGGTCAGGTTCTGGTTGAGCAGCAGCCGGGTCAGCCGCAGGGTCAGCAGATGCCGGTTTTCGTCCCGTTTCGGCGTTCCGGCCGGCAGGGTGCGCCGGTAGGCGTCATAGTCGAGCAGCCGCTCGAGATAGTACTGCAGCCCGATGGTAAAATCGCGCGCCAGCTCCCGCTCGTAGCCGAGCAGCAGCCTTCCCTCACTGTTCGGCAGCAGCGGATCGTCTCCCCCGGCATCGTCGCGCGAATCGTACCAGGCCAGCTCCAGGTTGCCGATGCCGTCGGCGACGGGCCCGCGCAGGCTCGCCCCCCAGACGTTCAGCCGGGGGAAGGTGTTGCGCCCCGAGGCCGCATCGAACCCGGCCGGGCTCTTCCAGTAGCCGAGATAACCGTAGAGGGCGGCTTCGAAACTGCCGATGTTGCGGGAGACGCGCAGGGCGAACTCGTCTTCGTCGAACCAGTCCCGCCGCTCGTCGACCCGCACCGGGGCGTCGCGGCCGGCGGTGCGGCCGAGCAGGGGATTGTAATAGGAAATCCGCTCACCGCGAATGAAGCGATCGGGATCGAACCTGGGGGTGTAGACCAGATCGATGGTCCCCCACTCGGGATAAAAGCTGGCCAGCAGCGCGTCGCTCGGGGCCTTCAGATACTCGACGTCGCGACCGATGAAGAAGGCCTGCCAGTCCTTGGGGAAGAGGTCGTTGAGAAAGAGCAGGTCTCCGGTGCCCCAGGTCAGGATCTGCCGGCCGACCTTGAGATCCAGCCAGTCAGTGGGCGAGACGAGCAGGTTCGCCTCGCGCAGATCGAACCAGCCGCTCCCTTCCTCGAGATCGACGTCATGCTCTTCGGTCACGTCATCGGCGACAAAGTCGCCGCGCACCTGCCAGGTGACGACATCGCCCTGATAGAGCCCCTCGAGCTGCAGCCGCGATTCGAGCAGGCTGGTGCGCCGCTGGTAGGCGTCGTCCTGCAGCCGGAGGCCGGCCCGGTTGTCCCAGAAGCCGTGCAGATCGACCTCGTCGAGCAGGCCGGCTCTAGCGCCGGAGGGAGCAACCGCCAGTATCAGCAGCGCTGCCAGCACGGCGCAAAGAAACTGTCCCGGTTTTCTGGCTGTCATTTTCACCGCGTCACCTCACGAGGCGGCCGCCGCAGGAAGCGTTCGGTGAAGATCCGTTCCTTCAGGCCGATGTCGTACTTGACGTTGCTGAAGGTGTTGACCGTCCGCGTTCCGGCCCGCAGGTCCTCGGCCACCGCCTCGACCACCGTCGGATAACCCTGGATGGTCTCGATCCTGGCCGCGCTCACCCGGCGATAGAGTTTCCCTTCGCGGTCGTGGTATTCGGCCTTCACCGGCAGGCTGGTCGCCTTGTCGATCCACACCTGGTACCAGGCGAACTCAACGCTCCCGGGATCCTTGGGGGTGTTCTTGACCAGCCAGGCGGTCTCGGTTTCTCCGACCAGTTCGTGCACGTCCTCTTCCAGGCCGCGGCCGGAGACATCCTCGTAGAAGAAATCGGACCCGACGAAGCTGGTCCGCTTGTCGCCGGGGGCGATGCGCTTCTTCAGGTTGAGTGCCGGCAGCCACAGCCAGCGGTCATCGTCGCCGCCGACATGTTTCCAGACCAGGTAGGCCATCTTGCGCACGTCGGCCGGGGCCTTGAAGTAGACATAGAACTTCTGGTCGTCACCGGCAACGTTGAGTCGCAGGATGGTGAACCTGCGTTCGCGCGTACCGCCATGGGCATCGTAAATCACCATGTGTACGTCGGCGCGGCCGTCCCTGCCGGCATAGTAGGCGGCGCGGTTGGCCTGCTCGACGATCTGTTCGACATCGGGCGCGGCCAGCAGCTGGCCGGCCGGCCAGAGAAACAGCAGGACAAAGAGCAAGAGAAGTCGTTTCAT
It includes:
- a CDS encoding TatD family hydrolase; this translates as MKADQSQLFDTHVHLDRLGPDQDSATALAEAGRAGVGAWLVPGVRRQHWPDLLSLAGAPRIWAAPGLHPMMAGQWGAAAEVELAELLQRPECVAVGEIGLDGLLDVPFQLQEPAFRGQLRLAVAAGKPVLIHCRRAWGELLAILRQEQAGRVGGILHGFGGSPRIASEALELGFVIAFGGPLTYPNARKRVEVLRTLPVEAIVLETDAPDLPPHPHRKEPNRPEWLPLIARRVAEIRGWSLAETARITTANARRVLNLQKEWGQN
- a CDS encoding methyl-accepting chemotaxis protein translates to MAETSASSISYIRKVFYFTHATGIVTGLLFPFAVTPLIGSRAQTLPFIISSLVMGYVMGAAMFFFVRFTLKKQLRQQLDLLQPLIGTIDMESETVEGLHQAVSASVTQVERLVRDLLATIDEFVPLYHAMAEGSRYLSDRAHEGLSSALETHKKVEAMEAKQAEVSELVRQLSSRAQDEASMSRELSASLEEMAAAMDHSTAKFLETSSSVDELAASVVEVSSQADEIARTVEGTAQDLDATRTALEEIRAGVQSSARQAETVQKDAENGMVVVQRAIKEMDLIEQESRKAMQAMDRLAQQTGEVAKIIEVIRELVSDTELLAFNAAIIAAKAGEEGKGFSVVADEIRDLADRTTTSAQEIQRIVKAIGGETREVTSAVAATGKRIEHGKELSRSAGEALEKIFNSSREAVSASEEIAGTTGTQAEKARILLDDAGRSLRSVKAVARAIQEQQAAITRIQEGVTQMKAASDQIARGMEEQVQANRDFDRGLAERERQVLAIQEAVNFQRETAQQVFEHFAASEKRLRKNAERARDILEHIEKLESLAERLRQQAEIFNI
- a CDS encoding C-GCAxxG-C-C family protein, which codes for MRLFGCRAGKKSDTESDESVAEKAGRLFDRGNNCAQAVLQATLGIDDPRLLDVAAAFGSGIGGQKCLCGAVSGGVMALGLAGRPRLAGRLVAKFRRRNRTTCCKALSAPFRWMSREHLANCRRLTAETATLVNELLRG
- a CDS encoding YgaP family membrane protein, translated to MTINRYLRLIAGFFVMLSVVLSQVHSPYWLYFTAFVGLNLFQSAFTNWCPMMTILRKLGVKEG
- a CDS encoding outer membrane lipoprotein-sorting protein, whose translation is MKRLLLLFVLLFLWPAGQLLAAPDVEQIVEQANRAAYYAGRDGRADVHMVIYDAHGGTRERRFTILRLNVAGDDQKFYVYFKAPADVRKMAYLVWKHVGGDDDRWLWLPALNLKKRIAPGDKRTSFVGSDFFYEDVSGRGLEEDVHELVGETETAWLVKNTPKDPGSVEFAWYQVWIDKATSLPVKAEYHDREGKLYRRVSAARIETIQGYPTVVEAVAEDLRAGTRTVNTFSNVKYDIGLKERIFTERFLRRPPREVTR